GAGCTGATCGACACGGCGCCGAACGATCCAGCGCTGCGGAGGCAGCGCGCCGCGTTGATGGCGCAGGTGGGTCTGCCGGAGATCGGAGAGTAAGGCTCGCGCCTAGAACGCGGCGAGAACGAACTGCAGGTGGATGCGGTTGTCCTGGAGGTTGCTCCCGCTCCGGGGCTTGACGTCAACGAGGCGGTTGCCCCAGTACACCTCGAATTGAGGCCGCAGGGAAATCGGCCACGTGAACGTGGCCGCCCAGCGCAGACCGAGCCCGACGCTGGCGAGGTGTTGGGGGTCCGGGGTCGGACGAGCCGTCTCCCAGGCTCTCCCGTAATCGACGAACGGCGCCAGCTCGACGTAGTCCGCCCCGGGCACATTACGGATCAATGGCACCCGCACCTCCAGAGACGTCAAGAACGCGTT
The Candidatus Methylomirabilota bacterium genome window above contains:
- a CDS encoding ShlB/FhaC/HecB family hemolysin secretion/activation protein; the protein is RTQRQVIAARSRFSVGIDALGSTLNNHDEHVPDSRFFAWLGQFQWVRRLPILDATLLYRFDLQLAAQPLLVLEQIAAGGRYSVRGYRENTLVRDNAFLTSLEVRVPLIRNVPGADYVELAPFVDYGRAWETARPTPDPQHLASVGLGLRWAATFTWPISLRPQFEVYWGNRLVDVKPRSGSNLQDNRIHLQFVLAAF